A single window of Collinsella aerofaciens DNA harbors:
- a CDS encoding P-loop NTPase fold protein, protein MQADEITEVIKSYMQCDDIDLQALVLHGEWGSGKTYYCENDLKTALNKMDIKICRVSLFGVSNYEEALNRVIASCLPLSEKAVGGICAAISALVKNAIKAGSSMLNNKIEDLGIQFSLKPDLLLPLLDTKNALVIFDDCERSSFAHDDRTFLGFVNNMVENHGWHVMLVRNKPLSFEDENSVEKAIMSQIMFEPDLQTLYQGLVKPRLQFPEHIDFDIDDAIIDGIKGSAINVRALSRSIPTINYVLSTSVLVDKTVKSSGRAQALSNFISYAVRAWAGNTPKKPDTSNKAVNMIDNSEFIEYENYLLISKALAPLTEGGNVSPNAIEHSFKEYVIAENPESAADLEAQDIENQWFALPWLEDDQVKLLANQLELLLTEGRYSQGWFYKIIRIALNLIDLGFWDEAFREKLLESLRLAANRDPKCNADKLRQERAMANDFYGMNANQIMDELISSVEKEESERALNRISLELSDVDGDTGNTLSELFKEAMQSGYSRTILNVPAEYVAASIYEGTAASQMSLHSFFNRDIKKYSDGQSLTEAINWLRSIDDRLVKVGFKSRMGQLRTECIRNDFKEAIEELDERAQHVSADSDTDM, encoded by the coding sequence ATGCAAGCCGATGAGATCACCGAGGTAATTAAAAGCTACATGCAATGTGACGACATTGATCTTCAGGCTTTAGTCCTACATGGCGAATGGGGTTCGGGTAAGACTTATTATTGCGAGAACGATCTAAAAACTGCACTTAACAAAATGGACATAAAGATATGTCGCGTTTCGCTATTCGGTGTTTCCAATTATGAAGAGGCTCTCAATCGGGTTATCGCTTCTTGTCTCCCCTTATCCGAAAAAGCCGTAGGTGGTATATGCGCCGCGATAAGCGCATTGGTGAAAAACGCCATTAAGGCTGGTTCTTCAATGTTGAATAATAAGATTGAAGACCTTGGAATTCAGTTTTCCCTAAAACCCGACTTGCTGTTGCCCTTACTCGACACGAAGAATGCTCTCGTGATATTTGATGATTGCGAACGTAGCAGCTTCGCTCATGACGATCGGACATTTCTTGGGTTCGTCAACAACATGGTCGAGAATCATGGCTGGCATGTAATGCTTGTCAGAAATAAGCCGCTGTCATTTGAGGATGAGAACTCTGTCGAAAAAGCGATCATGAGTCAAATTATGTTTGAGCCTGATCTGCAGACACTTTATCAGGGCTTAGTTAAACCCAGGCTTCAATTTCCAGAACATATTGATTTTGATATTGATGACGCAATTATTGATGGAATTAAAGGATCCGCCATTAATGTAAGGGCTTTATCCAGATCAATTCCAACCATTAACTACGTCTTGAGTACATCAGTTCTTGTCGATAAGACCGTAAAATCATCCGGAAGAGCCCAAGCGCTCTCGAATTTTATTAGTTACGCAGTCCGGGCATGGGCAGGAAATACTCCCAAAAAGCCCGATACCTCTAACAAAGCTGTGAACATGATCGATAATTCTGAGTTTATTGAATACGAAAACTATTTACTGATATCCAAGGCTCTTGCCCCCTTAACAGAAGGAGGGAATGTAAGCCCTAATGCTATCGAGCACTCTTTCAAGGAGTATGTTATAGCGGAAAACCCTGAATCGGCCGCGGATCTCGAAGCGCAAGATATAGAAAACCAATGGTTTGCTTTGCCCTGGCTGGAAGATGATCAGGTTAAATTGTTGGCGAATCAACTTGAATTACTTTTAACTGAGGGACGGTATTCTCAAGGTTGGTTTTATAAGATTATCAGGATCGCGCTTAATCTAATTGATCTTGGATTCTGGGATGAAGCATTTCGCGAGAAGCTTCTCGAATCGCTTCGGCTAGCCGCCAATCGTGACCCTAAGTGCAACGCGGACAAATTAAGGCAAGAGCGGGCAATGGCCAATGACTTTTACGGTATGAACGCTAATCAAATTATGGATGAGCTTATATCAAGCGTTGAAAAAGAGGAAAGTGAACGAGCATTAAATCGCATCAGCCTAGAGCTGTCCGATGTTGATGGGGATACAGGAAATACGCTCTCCGAGCTATTTAAAGAAGCTATGCAGTCCGGGTACTCAAGGACGATTTTGAATGTACCGGCTGAATATGTTGCTGCGTCAATCTATGAAGGAACAGCAGCTTCTCAAATGTCTCTACATTCATTTTTCAATAGAGACATAAAGAAGTACTCAGATGGTCAGAGTTTAACCGAAGCTATTAATTGGTTAAGAAGTATTGACGACAGATTAGTCAAAGTCGGATTCAAATCACGCATGGGACAGTTGAGGACCGAATGTATTCGCAATGACTTCAAAGAAGCTATTGAAGAGTTGGACGAAAGGGCTCAACATGTATCGGCAGATTCCGATACAGACATGTGA
- a CDS encoding DUF2971 domain-containing protein yields MEAPAVLYHYASLDTLALILHNRTIRFSRLDKVDDPQEQRSADSQNLGKMKLVSCWTSSDEESIPMWREYAGAECGVRIQMKSHPFKRYSVSTESLSKLSSDAVLNALGGKFDGLQLPLEDFWDKKFHFKEMARSVEMLHEVQYTNDKSLLFPKLIRNCENGWIEADLNTLGIHKATAWSYQNEWRYVLTAVPVGIASVIKGDVEAVKRATEVILDRCDPEIPSFYDLIISDEAFSSMKIVASPKMTPGNRVILDALVEKYAPGIEVAESSIELS; encoded by the coding sequence ATGGAAGCACCCGCCGTTCTCTATCATTATGCAAGCCTAGATACGCTGGCCTTGATTCTGCATAATCGAACTATCAGGTTCAGCCGGTTAGATAAGGTTGATGACCCACAAGAACAGCGTTCAGCAGACTCTCAAAATCTTGGAAAAATGAAGCTCGTCAGTTGTTGGACCTCTTCTGATGAGGAGAGTATCCCCATGTGGCGCGAGTACGCTGGAGCTGAATGTGGAGTAAGAATCCAAATGAAGAGTCATCCGTTTAAGCGGTACTCTGTGTCTACCGAAAGCCTAAGTAAGTTATCTAGTGACGCAGTTTTGAATGCTCTTGGTGGCAAGTTTGATGGACTTCAATTGCCGCTCGAAGACTTTTGGGATAAAAAATTTCATTTTAAAGAAATGGCCCGAAGCGTTGAGATGCTTCATGAAGTCCAGTATACGAACGATAAGTCGCTTCTGTTTCCAAAGTTGATCCGTAACTGCGAAAACGGCTGGATAGAAGCCGATTTAAACACACTTGGGATTCACAAAGCTACTGCCTGGTCATACCAAAACGAATGGCGATATGTTTTGACGGCAGTTCCTGTGGGCATCGCCTCTGTAATCAAGGGTGATGTTGAAGCAGTTAAGAGGGCCACTGAGGTCATACTTGATAGATGCGATCCCGAAATTCCTTCCTTTTACGATTTGATTATCTCAGACGAAGCATTTTCTTCGATGAAGATCGTCGCTTCCCCAAAGATGACACCGGGAAACCGTGTGATTTTGGACGCTTTGGTAGAGAAATACGCACCCGGTATTGAAGTTGCAGAGAGCTCGATTGAGCTTTCTTAA